From a single Pseudomonas sp. A34-9 genomic region:
- a CDS encoding sensor histidine kinase — protein MPMSFSLTQMILISAAYLAVLFGVAWISERGMIPRAIIRHPLTYTLSLGVYASAWAFYGTVGLAYQYGYGFLSSYLGVSGAFLLAPVLLYPILKITRTYQLSSLADLFAFRFRSTWAGALTTIFMLIGVLPLLALQIQAVADSIGILTGEPIQSRVALAFCALIILFTIFFGSRHIATREKHEGLVFAIAFESVIKLVALGGVGLYALYGVFDGPQQLELWLLQNQTALAALHTPLQEGPWRTLLLVFFASAIVMPHMYHMTFTENLNPRSLVSASWGLPLFLLLMSLAVPLILWAGLKLGATTNPEYFTLGIGIAANSKPLALLAYVGGLSAASGLIIVTTLALSGMALNHLVLPLYQPPAEGNIYRWLKWTRRALIVAIIMAGFGFYLMLGAEQDLANLGIVAFVATLQFLPGVLSVLYWPTANRRGFIAGLLAGILVWVVTMLLPLVGNLQGFYIPLLNMIYVLDDTSWHMAAIASLAANVLMFTLISLFTNASPEEASAAEACAVDNVRRPQRRELHAASPQEFATQLAKPLGAKAAQKEVEQALRDLYLPFDERRPYALRRLRDRIEANLSGLMGPSVAQDMVETFLPYKAGGENYVTEDIHFIESRLEDYHSRLTGLAAELDALRRYHRQTLQELPMGVCSLAKDQEILMWNKAMEELTGIAAQRVVGSRLSTIGEPWKELLQGFINLPDEHLHKQHLALDGQTRWLNLHKAAIDEPLAPGNSGLVLLVEDLTETQMLEDKLVHSERLASIGRLAAGVAHEIGNPITGIACLAQNLREEREDDGELTEISGQILEQTKRVSRIVQSLMSFAHAGSHQHSDEPVCLAEVAQDAIGLLALNRRNFEVQFYNLCDPDHWVEGDPQRLAQVLINLLSNARDASPPHSAVRVKSEAGEHTVDLIVEDEGSGIPKNIMDRLFEPFFTTKDPGEGTGLGLALVYSIVEEHYGQITIDSPADVQSQRGTRIRVTLPRHVEATSAVN, from the coding sequence GGGTTTATGCCAGTGCCTGGGCGTTTTACGGCACGGTCGGCCTCGCCTATCAGTACGGCTACGGCTTTCTGTCCAGTTATCTCGGCGTGTCCGGCGCGTTTCTGCTGGCCCCGGTATTGCTCTATCCGATCCTGAAAATCACCCGCACCTATCAACTGTCGTCGCTGGCGGATCTGTTCGCGTTCCGCTTCCGCAGTACCTGGGCGGGCGCGCTGACCACGATCTTCATGCTGATCGGCGTGCTACCGCTGCTGGCCTTGCAGATTCAGGCCGTCGCCGACTCCATCGGCATCCTCACCGGTGAACCGATCCAGAGCCGAGTGGCATTGGCTTTCTGCGCGCTGATCATCCTGTTCACGATTTTCTTCGGTTCCCGACATATCGCCACCCGTGAAAAGCACGAAGGGCTGGTGTTCGCGATTGCCTTTGAATCGGTGATCAAACTGGTCGCCCTCGGCGGCGTTGGTCTGTATGCGCTGTACGGCGTGTTCGACGGCCCGCAGCAACTTGAGCTGTGGCTGCTGCAAAACCAGACCGCTCTCGCCGCGCTGCACACGCCATTGCAGGAAGGCCCTTGGCGCACGTTGCTGTTGGTGTTCTTCGCCTCGGCGATCGTTATGCCGCACATGTATCACATGACTTTTACCGAGAACCTCAATCCGCGGTCTCTGGTGAGTGCGAGCTGGGGTTTGCCGCTGTTCCTGCTGCTGATGAGTCTGGCGGTACCGCTGATCCTGTGGGCCGGCCTCAAGCTCGGCGCAACGACCAATCCGGAATACTTCACCCTCGGCATCGGCATCGCCGCCAACAGCAAACCGCTGGCCTTGCTCGCCTATGTCGGCGGTTTATCGGCGGCCAGCGGGCTGATCATCGTCACCACGCTGGCGCTGTCGGGCATGGCGCTGAACCACTTGGTGCTGCCGCTTTATCAGCCTCCGGCCGAAGGCAATATCTACCGCTGGCTGAAGTGGACACGCCGGGCGCTGATCGTCGCGATCATCATGGCCGGTTTCGGTTTCTACCTGATGCTCGGTGCCGAACAGGATCTGGCCAACCTCGGCATCGTCGCGTTTGTCGCCACGTTGCAATTCCTGCCCGGCGTGTTGTCGGTGCTGTACTGGCCGACGGCCAACCGTCGCGGTTTCATCGCGGGTCTGCTGGCGGGGATTCTGGTCTGGGTGGTGACCATGCTGTTGCCGCTGGTCGGCAATCTGCAGGGTTTCTACATCCCGCTGCTGAACATGATTTATGTGCTCGACGACACCAGTTGGCACATGGCCGCAATCGCCTCGCTCGCCGCCAACGTCTTGATGTTCACTTTGATTTCGCTGTTCACTAACGCCAGCCCCGAAGAGGCCAGCGCCGCCGAAGCCTGCGCTGTGGATAACGTTCGTCGCCCACAGCGCCGCGAACTGCACGCTGCCTCGCCGCAGGAATTCGCCACCCAACTGGCCAAACCGCTGGGCGCCAAGGCTGCACAAAAAGAAGTCGAGCAAGCGCTGCGTGACCTTTATCTGCCCTTCGACGAACGCCGCCCTTATGCCCTGCGTCGTTTGCGTGACCGGATCGAAGCCAACCTCTCCGGCCTGATGGGCCCGAGTGTGGCGCAAGATATGGTCGAAACCTTCCTGCCGTACAAGGCCGGTGGCGAAAACTACGTGACCGAAGACATCCATTTCATCGAAAGCCGCCTCGAGGATTACCACTCGCGTCTCACAGGTCTGGCCGCTGAACTCGATGCGCTGCGCCGTTATCACCGCCAGACCCTGCAAGAACTGCCGATGGGCGTCTGTTCGCTGGCCAAGGATCAAGAGATCCTGATGTGGAACAAGGCCATGGAAGAACTCACCGGGATCGCCGCGCAGCGCGTGGTCGGCTCGCGCCTGAGCACCATTGGCGAGCCGTGGAAGGAATTGCTGCAGGGTTTCATCAATCTGCCCGACGAGCATTTGCACAAACAGCACCTGGCCCTCGACGGCCAGACCCGCTGGCTGAACCTGCACAAAGCCGCCATCGATGAACCGCTCGCACCGGGCAACAGTGGCCTGGTATTACTGGTCGAGGATTTGACCGAAACCCAGATGCTCGAAGACAAACTGGTGCACTCGGAACGCCTGGCCAGCATCGGTCGCCTCGCGGCCGGTGTAGCCCACGAAATCGGCAACCCGATCACCGGCATCGCCTGTCTGGCGCAGAACCTGCGCGAAGAACGCGAAGACGACGGCGAACTGACGGAAATCAGCGGGCAGATTCTTGAACAGACCAAACGGGTGTCACGCATCGTCCAGTCACTGATGAGCTTTGCTCACGCCGGCAGCCATCAGCACAGCGATGAACCCGTGTGTCTGGCCGAAGTCGCCCAGGACGCCATCGGCCTGCTGGCGCTGAACCGACGCAACTTCGAAGTGCAGTTCTACAACCTGTGCGATCCCGATCACTGGGTCGAAGGTGACCCGCAGCGGCTCGCCCAGGTCCTGATCAATCTGCTCTCCAACGCCCGCGACGCCTCGCCGCCGCACAGTGCGGTTCGGGTCAAGAGCGAAGCCGGCGAACACACGGTCGATCTGATCGTGGAGGACGAAGGCAGCGGTATTCCGAAGAACATCATGGACCGATTGTTCGAACCCTTCTTCACCACCAAGGATCCTGGCGAAGGCACCGGTCTGGGCCTTGCACTGGTCTATTCCATCGTTGAAGAGCATTATGGACAAATCACCATCGACAGCCCGGCTGATGTACAAAGCCAACGCGGCACCCGTATCCGGGTGACCTTACCGCGTCATGTCGAAGCGACGTCCGCTGTGAACTGA
- a CDS encoding sigma-54 dependent transcriptional regulator, protein MPHILIVEDETIIRSALRRLLERNQYQVSEAGSVQEAQERFTIPTFDLIVSDLRLPGAPGTELIKLGQGTPVLIMTSYASLRSAVDSMKMGAVDYIAKPFDHDEMLQAVARILRDRQSAPAAGEAVASKPANGSGKSAVDNSNGEIGIIGSCPPMQDLYSKIRKVAPTDSNVLIQGESGTGKELVARALHNLSKRAKAPMISVNCAAIPESLIESELFGHEKGAFTGASAGRAGLVEAADGGTLFLDEIGELPLEAQARLLRVLQEGEIRRVGSVQSQKVDVRLIAATHRDLKSLAKIGQFREDLYYRLHVIALKLPALRERGADVNEIATAFLARQSARINRTDLKFAADAEQAIRHYSWPGNVRELENAVERAVILSESPEISADLLGIDIELSDLEDDEFIGLPPQAGNASNSSHEPTEDLSLEDYFQHFVLEHQDHMTETELARKLGVSRKCLWERRQRLGIPRRKTGVASES, encoded by the coding sequence ATGCCGCACATTTTGATCGTCGAAGACGAAACAATTATCCGCTCCGCCTTGCGCCGCCTGCTGGAACGCAATCAGTACCAGGTCAGCGAAGCCGGTTCAGTGCAGGAAGCACAAGAACGCTTCACCATTCCTACGTTCGACCTGATCGTCAGCGATCTGCGCTTGCCGGGCGCGCCGGGCACCGAGCTGATCAAGCTCGGCCAGGGCACACCGGTGCTGATCATGACCAGCTACGCCAGCCTGCGTTCGGCGGTCGACTCGATGAAGATGGGCGCGGTGGACTACATCGCCAAGCCTTTCGACCACGATGAAATGCTTCAGGCTGTCGCGCGGATCCTGCGTGATCGCCAATCGGCACCGGCTGCCGGCGAAGCGGTTGCCAGCAAACCGGCCAATGGCAGCGGCAAATCCGCCGTCGACAATAGCAACGGCGAAATCGGCATCATCGGCTCCTGCCCGCCGATGCAGGATCTGTACAGCAAGATCCGCAAAGTCGCGCCGACCGATTCCAACGTGTTGATCCAGGGCGAGTCCGGCACCGGTAAGGAACTGGTGGCCCGCGCCCTGCACAACCTGTCGAAACGCGCCAAGGCGCCGATGATCTCGGTGAACTGCGCAGCCATTCCGGAAAGCCTGATCGAATCCGAACTGTTCGGCCACGAAAAAGGTGCGTTTACCGGTGCCAGCGCCGGTCGCGCCGGTCTGGTTGAAGCGGCGGACGGCGGCACGCTGTTCCTCGACGAAATCGGTGAGCTGCCACTGGAAGCTCAGGCCCGCCTGTTGCGCGTATTGCAGGAAGGCGAGATTCGCCGGGTCGGCTCGGTGCAGTCGCAGAAAGTCGATGTGCGCTTGATCGCCGCGACCCACCGCGATCTCAAGAGCCTGGCAAAAATCGGCCAGTTCCGTGAAGACCTTTATTACCGTCTGCACGTGATCGCGTTGAAACTGCCGGCGCTGCGCGAGCGCGGCGCTGACGTCAACGAAATCGCCACTGCTTTTCTCGCTCGCCAGAGTGCGCGCATCAACCGTACCGACCTGAAATTTGCTGCGGATGCCGAACAGGCGATCCGTCATTATTCCTGGCCAGGTAACGTGCGTGAGCTGGAGAACGCGGTCGAGCGCGCAGTGATTCTGAGCGAAAGCCCGGAAATCTCCGCCGATCTGCTGGGCATCGACATCGAGTTGAGCGATCTGGAAGACGACGAGTTCATCGGTCTGCCGCCACAGGCGGGTAACGCCAGCAATAGCAGCCACGAGCCGACCGAAGACCTGTCACTGGAAGACTACTTCCAGCACTTCGTTCTCGAGCATCAGGACCACATGACTGAAACCGAACTGGCGCGCAAACTGGGCGTCAGCCGTAAATGCCTGTGGGAACGCCGTCAGCGCTTGGGCATTCCGCGGCGCAAGACCGGGGTCGCCAGCGAGAGCTGA